Within the Bacteroidia bacterium genome, the region ATAAAATCCGTGAGATGCATGCGGCCGATGTGTATGTATTGCCGGAAATGTTCAGTACGGGATTCTCCATGAACTCCTCAGCACTGGCAGAGGGAATGAACGGCCCAACCGTTCAATGGATGCGCACTATGTCTGCAGAAAAGAATGCAGTGATCACAGGCAGTACAATCATTTGTGAAGAGGACACTTTTTACAACCGGTTGATATGGATGCAGCCTGACGGCACTTGTACCACCTACGACAAACGTCACCTGTTCCGAATGGGTAACGAACAAAATCACTATTCACCCGGCGCCAGTAAAGTCATATTAGAATACAAAGGCTGGAGAATTATGCCGCTGGTGTGCTATGATCTTCGCTTCCCTGTATGGTGCCGGCAGCCCTCTGGAGAAAAACCCTGCGACCTTCAGCTTTTTGTGGCAAACTGGCCCGAACGTCGTTCCTTTCCGTGGCAGGCTTTGCTAACAGCCAGAGCCATCGAAAATCAGTGCTTTGTAGCGGGGGTGAATCGAGTGGGAGCTGATGGCAACGGAATTGAACATTCCGGCAACAGCGCAGTACTGGACTTCAAAGGACAAAAACTCAGTTCACTTATGCCGGGAAAAGAAGGGTCAGAAATTATTACCCTCTCATTGGAAACCCTGAATGAATTCCGTGCCGGATTTCCTGCCGGAATGGATGCAGACCGGTATACACTGGATTAAAAATGGTTTCAACCACCACTTTTCTTTTTCGCTTCTTTCTGATCACACTTTTGCTGTTATTGATTGATTACTACGCTTTTCAGGGCATTCTCAGCGCTTCGGCTTCGCTGCCGGAATTATGGAAACACGGAACCGGGTACACCTACTGGATCGCCGGCGTTACTTTACTGCTTGCTGTGATCTTTGGATTCTGGGCTGCGCGGTCCGGTTATATCGGTTTTTCCTCGGCAATGAAAATTGCGGGACTGCTGTTCACTTTACTTGTTGCCAAACTTGTTCTTATCCTTTTCCTGCTTTCGGAAGATATATGGAGGATTACCCTGTGGATCTGGCAGTGGATTCATGCCTCTTTGACGGACAGTGTTGAAGCCGTATTTTTTGCCCCGCGCAAAGCGCTCATTTCCAGAATCGGACTGGTGGTTGCGGCTGTACCGCTGGCAGGAATGGTTTACGGAATGATCCGGGGAAAATATGATTTTCAGGTTCGCCGGGAAGAAATTCACTACCCCGACCTTCCGGATGCCTTTGATGGCTTTACTATCACACAGATATCGGATCTGCACTCCGGAAGTTTTGATGACAGAGAGGCGGTACTGAAAGGACTCCGCATGGTTGAACATCTTCAGTCTGATCTGCTGGTTTTTACCGGAGACCTTGTAAAC harbors:
- a CDS encoding metallophosphoesterase; the protein is MVSTTTFLFRFFLITLLLLLIDYYAFQGILSASASLPELWKHGTGYTYWIAGVTLLLAVIFGFWAARSGYIGFSSAMKIAGLLFTLLVAKLVLILFLLSEDIWRITLWIWQWIHASLTDSVEAVFFAPRKALISRIGLVVAAVPLAGMVYGMIRGKYDFQVRREEIHYPDLPDAFDGFTITQISDLHSGSFDDREAVLKGLRMVEHLQSDLLVFTGDLVNNTADEIEPWITDLARLTAPFGKFSILGNHDYGDYVPWESPEAKAKNFLTLHEHHRSMGFRLLMNEHIPIRKDGHELSLIGVENWGVGFHQKGDLKTALSDVDPGAFKLLLSHDPSHWEAEVMGHDHHIHLTLSGHTHGMQFGVEIGKFKWSPVKYRYGRWAGLYSESGRYLYINRGFGFIGFPGRVGIWPEITQIVLRKKK
- a CDS encoding amidohydrolase translates to MLKLGIIQSELHWEQKTRNLEMFTDKIREMHAADVYVLPEMFSTGFSMNSSALAEGMNGPTVQWMRTMSAEKNAVITGSTIICEEDTFYNRLIWMQPDGTCTTYDKRHLFRMGNEQNHYSPGASKVILEYKGWRIMPLVCYDLRFPVWCRQPSGEKPCDLQLFVANWPERRSFPWQALLTARAIENQCFVAGVNRVGADGNGIEHSGNSAVLDFKGQKLSSLMPGKEGSEIITLSLETLNEFRAGFPAGMDADRYTLD